In Amphiprion ocellaris isolate individual 3 ecotype Okinawa chromosome 3, ASM2253959v1, whole genome shotgun sequence, one genomic interval encodes:
- the dnajb9a gene encoding dnaJ homolog subfamily B member 9a — MATAQSVATFAVCVLMITELILAKKDYYDILGVPKGATERQIKKAFHRLAMKYHPDKNKSPDAEVRFREIAEAYETLSDETRRREYDRFGDTSEYFTGETKGRQRQGTHQPFSFNFDDIFKDFDIYSQNRHARHRRHFDEHSRSHKESHSRHKRHFQGGFGAGIFDDMFDDMERMFTFDRHGKQTENRFHSASKQHCRTVTQRRGNMVTTYTDCTAS; from the exons ATGGCAACTGCACAGTCTGTGGCAACGTTTGCAGTGTGTGTCCTCATGATAACAGAGCTTATACTGGCCAAGAAAGACTACTATGATATCCTGGGAGTGCCGAAAGGGGCTACTGAGCGCCAGATAAAGAAGGCTTTCCACAGGCTTGCAATGAAATATCACCCAGATAAGAACAAGAGCCCGGATGCTGAAGTGAGATTCAGGGAAATTGCAGAAG CTTATGAAACTTTGTCAGATGAGACCAGAAGACGAGAGTATGACAGGTTTGGTGACACCTCTGAATACTTCACTGGGGAGACGAAAGGCAGACAAAGACAGGGTACCCATCAGCCTTTCAGCTTCAACTTTGATGACATATTTAAGGACTTTGACATCTACAGCCAGAACAGGCATGCCCGTCACCGACGACACTTTGATGAACACTCCAGGTCCCACAAGGAGTCCCACAGCAGACATAAGAGACACTTCCAAGGCGGTTTTGGAGCAGGTATCTTTGATGATATGTTTGATGACATGGAGAGAATGTTTACCTTTGACAGACATggcaaacagactgaaaacaggttTCATAGTGCATCAAAGCAACACTGTAGAACGGTAACACAGCGCAGAGGAAATATGGTAACCACATACACAGACTGCACTGCATCTTAA